Proteins from one Mycobacterium sp. SMC-2 genomic window:
- the rpsR gene encoding 30S ribosomal protein S18, with product MAKSNKRRPAPEKPVKTRKCVFCAKKEQSIDYKDTALLRTYISERGKIRARRVTGNCVQHQRDIAIAVKNAREVALLPFTSSAR from the coding sequence ATGGCGAAGTCCAACAAGCGACGTCCGGCGCCGGAAAAGCCGGTCAAGACGCGGAAGTGTGTCTTCTGCGCGAAGAAGGAACAATCGATCGATTACAAGGACACCGCGCTGCTGCGTACTTATATCAGTGAGCGCGGCAAGATCCGGGCGCGTCGCGTCACCGGCAACTGCGTGCAGCACCAGCGCGACATCGCGATCGCGGTGAAGAACGCCCGCGAGGTGGCTCTGCTGCCGTTCACATCCTCGGCGCGATAG
- a CDS encoding single-stranded DNA-binding protein: protein MAGDTTITVVGNLTADPELRFTPSGAAVANFTVASTPRIYDRQSGEWKDGEALFLRCNIWREAAENVAESLTRGARVIVTGRLKQRSFETREGEKRTVVEVEVDEIGPSLRYATAKVNKASRSGGGGGGGGGFGGGGGSRQGSAPASAAPADDPWGSAPASGSFGGGDDEPPF, encoded by the coding sequence GTGGCTGGTGACACCACTATCACCGTCGTCGGAAACCTGACCGCCGACCCCGAACTGCGCTTCACCCCGTCAGGTGCCGCCGTCGCGAATTTCACCGTAGCGTCGACACCGCGGATCTATGACCGCCAGAGCGGGGAATGGAAAGACGGAGAGGCGCTCTTTTTGCGATGCAACATCTGGCGGGAAGCCGCCGAGAACGTCGCGGAGAGCCTCACCCGGGGTGCACGCGTGATCGTCACCGGCCGGCTCAAGCAGCGCTCGTTCGAGACGCGCGAAGGTGAGAAGCGCACCGTCGTCGAGGTCGAGGTCGATGAGATCGGACCCTCGCTGCGGTACGCCACCGCCAAGGTCAACAAGGCCAGCCGCAGTGGCGGCGGAGGCGGCGGAGGCGGCGGCTTCGGCGGCGGAGGCGGGTCGCGCCAGGGATCGGCGCCGGCGAGTGCCGCACCCGCCGACGACCCGTGGGGCAGCGCCCCGGCATCCGGGTCCTTCGGCGGCGGCGACGACGAGCCGCCGTTCTAA
- a CDS encoding DUF5318 domain-containing protein, protein MRLQRQVVDYALRRRALLAEVYSGRTGVSEVCDANPYLLRAAKFHGKPSQVVCPICRKEPLTLVSWVFGEHLGPVSGSARTAEELVLLATRFDEFAVHVVEVCRTCSWNHLVKSYVLGAARPPKGTRGTRTAPNGARTAIE, encoded by the coding sequence GTGCGACTGCAGCGACAAGTGGTGGACTACGCGCTCCGGCGGCGAGCCCTGCTGGCCGAGGTGTACTCGGGCCGCACCGGTGTGTCGGAGGTGTGTGACGCGAACCCTTATCTGCTGCGCGCCGCCAAGTTTCACGGGAAGCCGAGCCAGGTCGTGTGCCCGATCTGCCGCAAGGAACCGCTGACGCTGGTGTCTTGGGTGTTCGGCGAACACCTGGGTCCGGTATCGGGCTCGGCACGCACAGCCGAGGAGTTGGTGTTGCTGGCTACCCGCTTCGACGAGTTCGCCGTCCACGTGGTGGAGGTATGCCGGACCTGCAGCTGGAATCATTTGGTCAAGTCGTACGTGCTCGGCGCGGCGCGCCCACCCAAGGGCACCCGCGGCACGCGGACGGCACCAAACGGCGCGCGCACGGCCATTGAATAA
- a CDS encoding transglycosylase domain-containing protein, whose product MNNDGRHDQSSSNPDGPATERVDKHGTGERRRNAPPEPGQRRGVPPDDRLTTILPPVADDRSPRRPDPSIEEVKAALDGPPSTPLQRDALEEVKAVLDSRTPPRRDRPSAGGRPPEGPPPPPGPRGRPGGPDGIGPRPRGDVHWTQQINWLWVRRAAYLSAAVLVVLPIVTFAMAYFIVDIPKPGDLRTNQVSTILASDGSEIAKIIPPEGNRVDVNISQVPVHVRQAVIAAEDRNFYSNPGFDFTGFARAVNNNLFGNGDLQGGSTITQQYVKNALVGSAQHGVSGLMRKAKELVIATKMSGEWSKDDVLQAYLNIIYFGRGTYGISAAAKAYFNKPVEQLTVSEGALLAALIRRPSSLDPAVDPQGARARWNWVLDGMVETKALSPSDRAAQEFPATVPPDQARAENQTTGPDGLIERQVTKELMELFNIDERTLNTQGLQVTTTIDPKAQQAAEKAVSKYLDGQDPDMRSAVVSIDPRDGAIRAYYGGADANGFDFAQAGLQTGSSFKVFALVAALEQGIGLGYQVDSSPLTVDGIKITNVEGEGCGTCNIAQALKQSLNTSYYRLMLKLKGGPQAVADAAHQAGIATSFPGVEHTLSEDGKGGPPNNGVVLGQYQTRVIDMASAYATLAASGLYHRPHFVQKVVNSDGQVLFDASKSDNNGEQRIPKAVADNVTAAMEPIASYSRGHALAGGRPSAAKTGTTQLGDTTANKDAWMVGYTPSLSTAVWVGTAKGDAPLVTASGAAVYGSGLPSDIWKSTMDGALKGTSNESFPKPTEIGGYAGVPAPPPPPPAPSVTVIQPTIEVAPGITIPVGPPTTITNAPPSPGGPAGPEPGVPPGGPQAPPPQPPP is encoded by the coding sequence TTGAATAACGACGGACGCCACGACCAGTCGTCCAGCAACCCGGATGGGCCGGCGACTGAGCGTGTGGACAAGCATGGAACCGGCGAGCGCCGGCGTAACGCGCCTCCGGAGCCCGGCCAACGCCGCGGGGTTCCCCCCGATGACCGGCTGACCACGATCCTGCCGCCGGTCGCCGACGACCGGTCGCCCCGCCGGCCCGATCCCAGCATCGAGGAAGTCAAGGCCGCGCTGGACGGTCCTCCGTCGACGCCCTTGCAGCGCGACGCGCTCGAGGAGGTCAAGGCCGTGCTCGACAGCCGGACGCCGCCGCGCCGCGACCGGCCGAGCGCGGGTGGCCGCCCGCCGGAAGGACCACCCCCGCCACCGGGACCGCGGGGACGCCCCGGCGGTCCCGACGGCATCGGCCCCCGGCCGCGCGGTGACGTCCACTGGACCCAGCAGATCAACTGGTTGTGGGTGCGGCGAGCGGCCTACTTGTCGGCGGCGGTGCTGGTGGTGTTGCCGATCGTCACATTCGCCATGGCGTATTTCATCGTCGACATCCCCAAGCCGGGTGACCTGCGCACCAACCAGGTCTCCACCATCCTGGCCAGCGACGGATCAGAGATCGCCAAGATCATCCCGCCCGAAGGCAATCGGGTCGACGTCAACATCAGCCAGGTACCGGTGCACGTGCGCCAGGCGGTCATCGCCGCCGAGGACCGCAATTTCTATTCCAACCCGGGGTTCGACTTCACCGGATTCGCGCGGGCGGTGAACAACAACCTCTTCGGCAACGGGGACCTGCAGGGCGGGTCGACGATCACCCAGCAATACGTGAAGAACGCGCTGGTGGGTTCGGCTCAGCACGGCGTCAGCGGCCTGATGCGCAAGGCCAAGGAACTCGTGATCGCCACCAAGATGTCGGGGGAGTGGTCGAAAGACGATGTGCTGCAGGCCTACCTGAACATCATCTACTTCGGCCGGGGCACCTACGGCATCTCCGCCGCGGCCAAGGCGTACTTCAACAAGCCCGTCGAGCAGCTCACCGTCTCTGAGGGCGCGCTGCTGGCAGCGCTGATTCGGCGCCCCTCGTCGCTGGACCCGGCCGTCGATCCGCAGGGTGCGCGGGCCCGGTGGAACTGGGTGCTTGACGGCATGGTGGAGACCAAGGCGCTCTCACCCAGCGACCGTGCCGCGCAAGAGTTCCCAGCGACCGTGCCGCCCGATCAGGCGCGCGCGGAGAACCAGACGACGGGGCCCGACGGGTTGATCGAGCGCCAGGTGACCAAAGAGTTGATGGAGCTGTTCAACATCGACGAGCGGACGCTGAACACCCAGGGCTTGCAGGTCACCACCACGATCGACCCCAAAGCCCAGCAGGCCGCTGAGAAGGCGGTGTCGAAATACCTTGACGGGCAAGACCCGGACATGCGGTCGGCGGTGGTGTCGATCGACCCGCGCGACGGGGCGATACGGGCCTACTACGGCGGTGCGGACGCCAACGGTTTCGACTTCGCGCAGGCCGGGCTGCAAACCGGTTCGTCGTTCAAGGTTTTCGCCCTGGTCGCCGCGCTCGAGCAGGGGATTGGTCTGGGCTACCAGGTCGACAGCTCGCCGCTGACGGTCGACGGCATCAAGATCACCAACGTCGAGGGCGAGGGCTGCGGCACGTGCAACATCGCCCAGGCGCTCAAGCAGTCGTTGAACACCTCCTACTACCGGCTGATGCTCAAGCTCAAGGGCGGACCGCAGGCCGTCGCGGATGCCGCGCACCAGGCCGGCATCGCGACCAGTTTTCCCGGTGTGGAGCACACGCTGTCCGAGGACGGCAAGGGCGGGCCGCCCAACAACGGAGTTGTGTTGGGGCAGTACCAGACCCGGGTGATCGACATGGCATCGGCGTACGCCACGCTGGCGGCCTCCGGCCTCTACCACCGGCCCCACTTCGTGCAGAAGGTCGTCAACTCCGACGGGCAGGTGCTGTTCGACGCGAGCAAGTCCGACAACAACGGTGAGCAACGGATCCCGAAGGCCGTCGCGGACAACGTCACCGCCGCCATGGAGCCGATCGCCAGCTATTCGCGCGGCCATGCCTTGGCCGGCGGCAGGCCGTCGGCGGCCAAGACGGGCACCACGCAGCTGGGTGACACCACCGCCAACAAGGACGCCTGGATGGTCGGTTACACGCCGTCGCTGTCGACGGCCGTGTGGGTGGGCACCGCCAAAGGTGACGCGCCGCTGGTAACCGCTTCGGGTGCAGCGGTTTACGGTTCGGGGCTGCCGTCGGACATCTGGAAGTCGACGATGGACGGCGCCCTGAAGGGGACCTCGAACGAGTCGTTCCCCAAGCCGACCGAGATCGGCGGCTACGCGGGTGTCCCGGCACCGCCGCCCCCGCCGCCGGCACCGTCGGTGACCGTCATTCAGCCCACGATCGAGGTGGCGCCGGGCATCACCATCCCGGTTGGCCCGCCCACGACGATCACCAACGCGCCCCCGTCGCCTGGCGGCCCTGCGGGCCCCGAGCCGGGCGTCCCGCCGGGTGGTCCGCAAGCTCCCCCGCCGCAACCGCCGCCGTGA
- the rpsF gene encoding 30S ribosomal protein S6 — MRPYEIMVILDPTLDERTVAPSLETFLNVVRKDGGTVEKVDIWGRRRLAYEIAKHAEGIYVVVDLKAEPATVSELDRQLSLNESVLRTKVMRTDKH, encoded by the coding sequence ATGCGTCCATACGAAATCATGGTCATTCTTGACCCCACGCTCGACGAGCGCACTGTTGCTCCGTCCTTGGAGACATTCCTCAACGTCGTCCGCAAAGACGGCGGGACCGTCGAAAAGGTCGACATCTGGGGCCGGCGCCGGCTGGCCTACGAGATCGCCAAGCATGCCGAAGGCATCTATGTCGTCGTGGATCTGAAGGCGGAGCCGGCGACGGTCTCCGAGCTCGACCGTCAGTTGAGCCTCAACGAGTCGGTACTGCGCACCAAGGTGATGCGTACCGACAAGCACTAA
- a CDS encoding glycosyltransferase family 87 protein: MTDTEQRSATTSPGPLAGDLRSVDNRDCPSRTDSLGAALADVVGGPVGSHALIGRARVMTPLRVMFLIGLVFLALGWSTKAACLQSTGTGTGDQRVANWENQRAYYELCYSDTVPLYGAELLSQGKFPYKSSWIETDASGTPQTRYDGQPAVRYMEYPVLTGMYQYVSMALAKTYTALSKLAPLPIVAEVVMFFDIAAFGLALAWLAAIWATAGLAGRRIWDAALVAASPLVIFQIFTNFDALATGFAMAGLLAWARRKPVLAGVLIGLGAAAKLYPLLFLGPMVVLAIRTGRFRALARTAGTAAATWLVVNLPVLVLFPRGWSEFFRLNTRRGDDMDSVYNVVKSFTGWRGFDPKLGFWEPPTVLNTVVTVLFVIGCAAIAYLALTAPQRPRLAQLLFLVVAVFLLTNKVWSPQFSLWLVPLAVLALPHRRILLAWMTIDAVVWVPRMYYLYGNPNRSLPEQFFTTTVLLRDIAVITLCALVIRQIYRPHEDLVRWGGRVDDPSGGPFDRAPDDPPGWLAGRLRPAGPRRTPGGEAESAVPAGVSP; encoded by the coding sequence GTGACCGACACCGAGCAGCGCAGCGCCACCACTTCCCCGGGGCCGCTGGCCGGCGATCTGCGCAGCGTCGACAACCGCGATTGCCCGAGCCGGACCGACTCGCTGGGCGCCGCGCTAGCGGACGTGGTCGGGGGGCCGGTTGGCAGCCACGCCCTGATCGGCCGCGCCCGGGTGATGACCCCGCTGCGGGTGATGTTCTTGATCGGCCTGGTGTTCCTGGCGCTCGGCTGGTCCACCAAGGCGGCCTGCCTGCAGAGCACCGGCACCGGGACGGGCGATCAGCGGGTGGCCAACTGGGAGAACCAACGCGCGTACTACGAGTTGTGTTACTCCGATACGGTTCCGCTCTACGGCGCGGAGTTGTTGAGCCAGGGCAAGTTCCCGTACAAGTCGAGCTGGATCGAGACCGACGCCAGCGGCACCCCGCAGACCCGATACGACGGCCAGCCGGCGGTGCGCTACATGGAGTATCCGGTGCTGACCGGGATGTACCAGTACGTGTCCATGGCGCTGGCCAAGACCTACACCGCGCTGAGCAAGCTGGCCCCGCTCCCTATCGTCGCCGAGGTGGTGATGTTCTTCGACATCGCCGCGTTCGGCCTGGCGCTGGCCTGGCTGGCCGCCATCTGGGCGACCGCCGGCCTGGCGGGACGCCGGATCTGGGATGCGGCCCTGGTGGCCGCGTCACCGCTGGTGATTTTCCAGATATTCACCAATTTCGACGCGCTGGCAACGGGATTCGCCATGGCAGGGCTGTTGGCGTGGGCGCGGCGTAAGCCGGTGCTGGCCGGTGTGCTGATCGGATTGGGCGCCGCCGCCAAGCTGTATCCGTTGTTGTTCCTTGGCCCCATGGTGGTCCTGGCCATTCGGACGGGGCGCTTTCGTGCGCTGGCGCGCACCGCGGGGACGGCCGCCGCGACGTGGTTGGTGGTGAACCTGCCGGTGTTGGTGCTGTTTCCGCGAGGCTGGTCGGAATTCTTCCGGCTCAACACCCGACGCGGCGACGACATGGATTCGGTGTACAACGTCGTGAAGTCGTTCACCGGCTGGCGTGGATTCGATCCCAAGCTCGGGTTCTGGGAGCCGCCCACTGTGCTGAACACGGTGGTCACCGTGCTGTTCGTAATCGGTTGCGCGGCAATCGCATACCTGGCGCTGACCGCTCCGCAGCGCCCGCGGCTCGCGCAGCTGCTGTTCCTGGTGGTGGCGGTTTTCCTGTTGACCAACAAGGTCTGGAGCCCGCAGTTCTCGCTGTGGCTGGTCCCGCTGGCGGTGCTGGCCCTGCCGCATCGCCGGATCCTGCTGGCGTGGATGACCATCGACGCGGTGGTGTGGGTGCCGCGGATGTACTACCTGTACGGCAACCCGAACCGCTCGCTGCCGGAGCAGTTCTTCACCACGACGGTGCTGCTGCGTGACATCGCCGTCATCACGCTGTGCGCGTTGGTGATTCGCCAGATCTACCGGCCCCACGAGGACCTGGTGCGCTGGGGCGGCCGGGTGGACGACCCGTCGGGCGGGCCCTTCGACCGCGCGCCCGACGACCCGCCCGGGTGGCTGGCAGGCCGGCTTCGGCCGGCCGGCCCGCGCCGTACGCCAGGCGGTGAAGCCGAGTCCGCGGTGCCGGCCGGAGTGTCGCCATGA
- the rplI gene encoding 50S ribosomal protein L9 produces MKLILTADVDHLGTVGDTVEVKDGYGRNFLLPRGLAILASRGAQKQADEIRRSRESKAVRDLGHANELKTAIQALGPVQLPVRTAADSGKLFGSVTSGDVVEAIKKAGGPNLDKRIVRLPKSHIKAVGTHPVSVHLHPEVDVEVALEVVAES; encoded by the coding sequence ATGAAGCTGATTCTGACGGCTGACGTCGACCACCTCGGCACCGTCGGCGACACGGTCGAGGTCAAGGACGGCTATGGCCGCAACTTCCTACTCCCGCGGGGTCTGGCGATTCTTGCCTCGCGCGGCGCGCAGAAGCAGGCCGACGAGATTCGTCGGTCCCGCGAAAGCAAGGCGGTCCGCGACCTCGGGCACGCTAACGAACTCAAGACGGCGATCCAGGCGCTGGGGCCGGTCCAGCTGCCGGTGCGGACCGCGGCCGACTCCGGAAAGCTGTTCGGCTCGGTGACGTCCGGTGACGTGGTCGAGGCGATCAAGAAGGCCGGCGGGCCCAACCTGGACAAGCGAATCGTCCGGCTGCCCAAGTCGCACATCAAGGCTGTCGGTACTCACCCGGTGTCGGTGCACCTGCATCCGGAGGTCGACGTCGAGGTCGCCCTCGAGGTTGTCGCCGAGAGCTAA
- a CDS encoding DJ-1/PfpI family protein, which translates to MTLVAIPLFPRVTALDAVGPYEVLQRVPSVEVTFVGHRRGEVRTENGMLGLSCDARFDEITSPDVVVFPGGIGTRQLIHDDTIRDWLHAVHPTTTFTTSVCTGALLLAAAGLLDGLTATTHWRASELLNELGAHYVPDRVVEHLPQRIITAAGVSSGIDMALRLVELLVDRQAAQAAQLLIEYDPRPPFDSGSLAKADQATVARATEYLAGRQ; encoded by the coding sequence ATGACGCTCGTCGCCATCCCGTTGTTCCCCCGGGTGACCGCCCTCGACGCGGTGGGGCCCTACGAAGTGTTGCAACGCGTCCCGTCGGTCGAGGTGACGTTCGTCGGGCACCGCCGGGGTGAGGTGCGGACGGAGAACGGGATGCTCGGGCTGAGCTGCGACGCGAGATTCGACGAAATCACCTCGCCGGATGTGGTGGTGTTTCCGGGCGGGATCGGCACGCGCCAGCTGATTCATGACGACACCATCCGTGACTGGCTGCACGCGGTGCACCCGACGACGACGTTCACCACGTCGGTGTGCACCGGTGCGCTGCTGTTGGCCGCCGCGGGCCTGCTCGACGGGCTCACCGCCACGACACACTGGCGGGCCAGCGAGCTGCTCAACGAGCTGGGCGCCCATTACGTGCCGGACCGGGTCGTCGAGCACCTCCCGCAGCGGATCATCACCGCCGCCGGAGTGTCCAGCGGAATCGACATGGCCCTGCGCCTGGTCGAGCTCCTGGTCGATCGGCAGGCCGCGCAGGCCGCTCAGCTGCTCATCGAGTACGACCCGCGGCCGCCGTTCGACTCCGGCTCCCTCGCCAAGGCCGACCAGGCGACTGTGGCCCGGGCCACCGAATATTTGGCTGGCCGGCAGTAG